CAGCTGCATCCCGAACTCGTCGCCGGCCGAGCGGCGCTGGCGGACCTCGACGGCCGCACGGTCCGGGCGCTCCGGGAACGCTACGAGGACCTGATCGCGCTCAGCCGGGATACCGCGGAGTGGACCGGGGCGACGGCTGCGGCACTGCGGACCGCGTCCCGCATCGTCGATGCGACGAGGTCCTTCGTCTGCGATCTCCTCGTACAGCTCTCCCGCTTCGCGGACGAGCTGTTCTCGTTCACGCTCAACCCCTTCGAAGCCGCCGACCGGGTGCGTGATTTCGCCGACGCGGCGTTCGATCTGGTGGAATCCGCCGGCCGGCTCGTCCAGGACCTGCTCGAAGCGCTGTTCGCGCTCGCCTCGCTCGTCCAGAAGCTCGTCCCGATCGTGGCGGAGGGGCTCGACCACCTGCGGGAAATCCTCGCCCAGATGGCACCGATCGTCGGGCTTCTGGGCGGACTCGCCCTCGGCGGGCTGCCCGGCGGGGTCGGCGGCCTGCTGCTCGGGGGCGCTGTCCAGAACCTCCTGCAGGGCTCCTCGGACGTGGAGGAGCTGGATCCGGACGCCCTCAGCGGAGATCGCCGGGAGGCGTGGGAGAGGTCGCAGAAGGTCACCGAGATCACGTCGCTCGCCGATCTCGTCGGGGTCAACGGCACCACGGACGGGATGGGCGGCGAGGACGCCACCGTCATCGATGTGAAGAAGGTGGTCGGTCCGGACGGCTCCGTGCACTACGTCGTGTCGCTCCCCTCGACGCAGGACTGGCAGCTGGGGGCGGACGCCGGGGCGATGAACGACCGGGATTCGAACCTGGCCCTCCTCATGGACAACCCGCTGCTGCGCAGCGCCTACGAGCGCGCCGTCCTGGAGGCGATGCAGGATGCCGGCGTCCCGGCCGGCGCGGACGTCGTGCTCACCGGGTTCAGCCAGGGCGGCATCATGGCCGCGAACCTCGCCGCCGACGGATCGTTCCCGTACAACACCGTGGGTGTCATCACCAACGGATCGCCGATCGACACCTTCGACATCCCGCCGCACATCCCGGTGTACGCGTTCCAGCACGCGAACGACCCGGTGCCGATGCTCGACGGCAGCGTCGTGGGGGGCACGCCGGCGAACGTGCACCAGATCGTCCTGCCGCCCGCGTCGGATCCCATCGCGGCGCACAACAACGAGCTGTACACCAGCTCTGTACGCGACTGGGAGGAGCGCTACGCGACGACCCACGGCGCTCCCCCGCCCTGGCTGGACCTCTTCGGCGGTCAGGTGGTCGATCACAGCGTCTTCACGGCCGCCGAGGGCCGATGACGAAGGGCGCCGCGTCCGGGATCGGATGCGGCGCCCTTCGTCAGGACGTCAGGAGAACCAGATGCCGAGCTCGCGCGCGGCGGACTCGGGGCTGTCGCTGCCGTGGACCAGGTTCTGCTGGACCTTCAGACCCCAGTCGCGCCCGTAGTCGCCACGGATGGTCCCGGGCGCTGCGGTCGTCGGGTCCGTGGTGCCCGCGAGGGAACGGAACCCCTCGATGACGCGGTTGCCGGCGAGGCGGATGGCGACCGACGGTCCCGACATCATGAACTCCAGGAGCGGCTCGTAGAACGGCTTCCCCTCGTGTTCGGCGTAATGCTGCTCGAGGCGGCCGCGGTCGGGGTCGACGAGTCGGATGTCGACGAGGGCGTATCCCTTCGCCTCGATGCGGGCGAGGATCGCGCCGGTCAGGCCGCGTGCGACGCCGTCCGGCTTGACGAGGACGAGGGTTTCTTCGGTGGCCATGAGGGTTCAGTCTCCGTTCACGAGGGGTTCCTGGGCGGCGAGGCGTGCGTTGCGCCGGTCGAGCGCCGCCCCCTTGATGGTCGCATACGCCCACATCCCGCCGAAAATGAGGGCGACCAGCAGGATGGCGGGCACGAGGAATCCGGCGAGGGCGAGGACCACCTGCATGATCCAGCCGACGGCGATCCCCCAGCGCCAGCGCACGGCGCCGCCGGTGAGGAGCATGAGCAGGGCGAAGACGGCACCGCCGACGATGCCCCACCACGGTTCGATCCCGGCCGGCAGCGCCTTCAGCCCGTAGACGACGAGGCCCGCGAGGAAGACGATGACCGACTCGAAGACGAGCACGATCTGGGCGAGGGATTCCTGTGCGCCGCGCCGGCGACGCACCCGCTGTGCGCGGTCGCTCATGCGGACCACCCGTCCTTCCACGACTCCGCGGCGGCGAGGGCGATGGCCTCGCCCGCGAGCACGACGGAGCCGGCGACGACCACGGCGCGCCGGTCGGATGCCGCGGCCCACTCGCGCGCCGCCTCCGCGGCGGTCGCGAGGTCGTCGTGCACGGTCACCCGGAGGTCCACCTCCTCCACGAGATCGGCGATGGAGTCCGCATCCGTGGCGCGCTCGGAGTCCGGAGCGGTCGCGAACACGTGCGTCGCGATCGGACGGAGCCCGGCGACGATCCCGCGCGCGTCCTTGTCGCCGAGGATGCCGAGGACGACACCCCACTCGTCGAAGTCGAAGGAGGCGCGCAACGCCTCGACGAGCGCCGTGATCCCGTGCGGGTTGTGCGCCGCGTCGACGACCACCGTGGGATTCGCGCCCACGAGCTGCAGCCTGCCGGGCGAGGTCGCCTGGGCGAAGCCCTCGGTGATGACGTCGTCGGACAGCGGCTGCGAGGCCCGCCCGATCAGCGATTCGACGGCGGCGACGGCGAGGGCGGCGTTGCGGCCCTGGTGGGCTCCGTACATCGGCAGGTAGAGCTCGGCATACGTGCCGGCGAGCCCGCGGATGTCGAGCAGCTGCCCGCCGACGGCCAGGCGCCCGTCGGTGAGGGCGAAGTCCTGACCTTCGAAGGCGATCGTGGCGCCGACCCGTGCGGCCTGGGCGCGCAGCACGGCCTCGACCTCCGGCGCCTGTGCGGCCGACACGGCCGCGGCATCCGGCTTGATGATCCCGGCCTTGACCGTCGCGATCTCGGCCAGGGTGTCGCCGAGCCGGTCGGCGTGGTCCAGCCCGATGGGTGCGATCACCGCCACGTCGCCGTCGGCCGTGTTCGTGGAGTCCCAGGACCCGCCCATGCCGACCTCGACCACGGCCACGTCCACGGGCGCATCCGCGAAGGCGACGAACGCCAGCACGGTGAGCAGCTCGAAGAACGTGAGCGGGGCGTCACCGGCGCCGGCGAGCTCCGCATCGACCATGTCCACGAACGGCTCGATCTCGTCCCACGCGTCCGCGACGACCGCGTCCGCGATGGGCTCCCCGTCGATCATGATCCGCTCGGTGAACCGCTCGAGGTGCGGGCTCGTGAACAGGCCGGTGCGCAGGCCCGAGGCGCGCAGGATGCTCTCCGCGATCCGACTCGTCGAGGTCTTCCCGTTCGTACCCGTGACGTGGACGACGCGGTAGGTGTGCTGCGGATCGGCCAGCAGCTCCAGCACGCGCCGGGTGCGCTCGACGCGCGGCTGCACCCACTGCTCCCCCTGACGGGTGAGGAGCGCCTCGTAGACGGCATCCGCGCGACGGCGGTCGTTCTCTGCCCCGGTCATGCGGTCGCTCCGATCCGGGTGACGCCCACGGTGAACGCTCCCCTGTTCGCGTACGTGCCCGGCGCGACCGTGGCGGAATAGCCCGGGTCGCCTGCGGCGTCGAATGTGCTGCCGACCACGACGGCGCCGTCCACCGTGGCGCTGCGGGCGAGCGTCTCCCCCGCGATGTCGGCCGTGTCGAAGGCGGCACGGACCGCCTCGCCGTCCGCGGTGTCCTCGAAGGAGAGCGCGAGGGCGATCCGGTCGCTGACCTCGAATCCGGCGGCCTTGCGGGTGTCCTGCACCGCACGGATGACGTCGCGGGCGAGTCCCTCCGCCTCCAGCTCGGGCGTCGTCGCCGTGTCCAGCAGGACGAATCCGTCTCCGGACAGCACGGCCAGCGCCTCGCCCTCCGGCCGTCCGCTGGTCTCCAGCACGAGGGCGTACTCGGACGGTTCCAGGGCGATCC
The sequence above is a segment of the Microbacterium caowuchunii genome. Coding sequences within it:
- the ndk gene encoding nucleoside-diphosphate kinase → MATEETLVLVKPDGVARGLTGAILARIEAKGYALVDIRLVDPDRGRLEQHYAEHEGKPFYEPLLEFMMSGPSVAIRLAGNRVIEGFRSLAGTTDPTTAAPGTIRGDYGRDWGLKVQQNLVHGSDSPESAARELGIWFS
- a CDS encoding DUF4233 domain-containing protein; protein product: MSDRAQRVRRRRGAQESLAQIVLVFESVIVFLAGLVVYGLKALPAGIEPWWGIVGGAVFALLMLLTGGAVRWRWGIAVGWIMQVVLALAGFLVPAILLVALIFGGMWAYATIKGAALDRRNARLAAQEPLVNGD
- a CDS encoding bifunctional folylpolyglutamate synthase/dihydrofolate synthase, whose amino-acid sequence is MTGAENDRRRADAVYEALLTRQGEQWVQPRVERTRRVLELLADPQHTYRVVHVTGTNGKTSTSRIAESILRASGLRTGLFTSPHLERFTERIMIDGEPIADAVVADAWDEIEPFVDMVDAELAGAGDAPLTFFELLTVLAFVAFADAPVDVAVVEVGMGGSWDSTNTADGDVAVIAPIGLDHADRLGDTLAEIATVKAGIIKPDAAAVSAAQAPEVEAVLRAQAARVGATIAFEGQDFALTDGRLAVGGQLLDIRGLAGTYAELYLPMYGAHQGRNAALAVAAVESLIGRASQPLSDDVITEGFAQATSPGRLQLVGANPTVVVDAAHNPHGITALVEALRASFDFDEWGVVLGILGDKDARGIVAGLRPIATHVFATAPDSERATDADSIADLVEEVDLRVTVHDDLATAAEAAREWAAASDRRAVVVAGSVVLAGEAIALAAAESWKDGWSA